The segment CGCCCGGATCATCTTATCTCCTTCCCCCGTCCCAATCGATTCAGGGTGAAACTGTAAGCCATACAGCGGATATGTTTTATGCTGGATTGCCATAATTTCTCCATCATCTTTAGCGGTAGCCAAGATTTCAAAATCATCAGGCAACGTCTCTTTTTCAATAATAAGCGAGTGATAGCGCATCACTTCTACCGCCCCAGTTAATTCGGCAAATAAACTTTGATCGACATAATTCAGTTCACTCGTTTTCCCGTGTATAATATGGTCTGCGCGACTTACCTTTGCCCCGAATGCTTGTCCAATTGCTTGATGCCCTAGACAAATCCCTAAAATCGGGAAATCTTTATACAAAGACTGAATC is part of the Solibacillus sp. FSL K6-1523 genome and harbors:
- a CDS encoding anthranilate synthase component II, which produces MILLIDNYDSFTYNLYHQIAATGEEVQVVRNDKITISEIQALHPKAIIISPGPGTPEKAGIIIDMIQSLYKDFPILGICLGHQAIGQAFGAKVSRADHIIHGKTSELNYVDQSLFAELTGAVEVMRYHSLIIEKETLPDDFEILATAKDDGEIMAIQHKTYPLYGLQFHPESIGTGEGDKMIRAFIQKIEV